A region from the Silene latifolia isolate original U9 population chromosome 7, ASM4854445v1, whole genome shotgun sequence genome encodes:
- the LOC141592839 gene encoding uncharacterized protein LOC141592839, giving the protein MVSKKMKKTPIKSLKDCRRTPSRNRKKTPLKSTTATASVVIATINESFFTCRRRLVKIFSKLVKITTPKRKSPKKQGFIKLKKTTMLEISKPLFFGLPPIQNPNQKTVFLDLDETLIHSSADPPPEKYDFIVRPVIDGEVMNFYVLKRPGVDQLLEFLSGKFEVVVFTAGLREYASLLLDILDKNGVISHRLYRDSCREIEGKFVKDLSQMGRDLWKVVIVDDNPSSYAFQPENAIQIKPFVDDLDDDELTKLIRFFEDCDGVKDIRDAVKSFGGLKETQMNLLEF; this is encoded by the coding sequence ATGGTTTCCAAAAAGATGAAGAAAACCCCAATTAAATCCCTCAAAGACTGTCGTCGTACTCCGTCTCGAAACCGCAAGAAAACCCCTTTAAAATCCACTACAGCAACCGCTTCTGTTGTTATTGCAACCATTAACGAGTCTTTCTTCACTTGTCGTCGCCGTCTCGTTAAAATCTTTTCCAAACTTGTTAAGATTACAACACCAAAACGAAAATCTCCCAAAAAACAAGGGTTTATAAAACTCAAGAAAACCACAATGTTGGAAATTTCAAAACCGCTTTTTTTCGGGTTACCTCCGATTCAAAACCCGAATCAAAAAACCGTCTTTCTCGATTTAGACGAGACTTTGATTCATTCTTCAGCTGATCCACCTCCGGAAAAATATGATTTCATTGTTAGGCCTGTGATTGATGGTGAAGTTATGAACTTTTATGTGTTAAAACGTCCTGGAGTTGATCAATTGCTTGAATTTCTATCTGGGAAATTCGAGGTTGTCGTTTTTACAGCGGGTTTGCGAGAGTATGCATCGCTTTTACTCGATATTTTGGATAAGAATGGGGTGATAAGTCATAGGCTGTACAGGGATTCTTGTAGAGAAATTGAAGGGAAATTTGTTAAAGATTTGTCTCAAATGGGAAGGGATTTATGGAAGGTAGTAATTGTTGATGATAATCCGAGTTCTTACGCATTTCAACCCGAAAATGCTATACAAATTAAGCCATTTGTTGATGATTTGGATGATGATGAGCTTACGAAGTTGATTCGGTTTTTCGAGGATTGTGATGGTGTTAAGGATATTAGGGATGCTGTTAAGTCATTTGGTGGTCTTAAGGAGACTCAGATGAATTTGTTGGAGTTTTGA
- the LOC141592840 gene encoding uncharacterized protein LOC141592840 isoform X2, translated as MNKVSTELVGCNNNTSEVRTSTDGCLGPLVSGDIEKIKYFSYDAPLAEETGFWIPVSVPPLSENERDEWTRGCPSNGGYYKETDNWFGQEKELTMWDVVVELLLAGRGKVGTLVPNESQSFNGSSISSHLLEQAWKEIALTLTETNLSAVKEILETPPPKWLPDSSASACMLCGVRFHPIVCSRHHCRFCGGVFCGDCTTGRSLLPSRFLCADPKRVCDVCCVRLESVKPHLMDQVSRAAQIPTNDVTDLSTLRSWLNFPWADSMEYEIYKAANTIRSYHSKVGALKVEKRIPNRILKQAKGLAILTAVKVGVGISYSIGTGLVVARREDGSWSPPSALSSFGVGWGAQAGGELTDFIIVLRTTEALSTFSGIGHLSLGAGLSAAVGTSGRTVAADVRAGDGGYSACYTYSCSKGAFLGCSLDGNCFTTRTRINSQFYGSQFISASEILLGTLPSPPAASILYQALADLYQKHDI; from the exons ATGAACAAAGTGTCAACGGAACTTGTTGGTTGCAATAACAATACAAGCGAAGTGCGTACATCAACTGATGGTTGCTTGGGACCCTTGGTCTCAGGTGACATAGAAAAGATAAAGTATTTCAGCTATGATGCACCACTTGCTGAAGAAACAGGGTTTTGGATACCCGTTTCAGTCCCCCCTCTGTCTGAAAATGAGCGTGATGAGTGGACCCGTGGCTGTCCATCAAATGGAGGTTACTATAAGGAGACTGATAATTGGTTTGGTCAAGAGAAAGAGTTGACTATGTGGGACGTGGTTGTTGAATTGTTACTTGCAGGCCGAGGAAAAGTAGGCACTTTAGTGCCAAATGAGTCTCAAAGCTTCAATGGTTCATCCATATCTAGCCATCTTCTTGAGCAAGCGTGGAAAGAAATAGCTTTGACTCTTACAGAGACTAATCTTAGTGCGGTAAAAGAAATCTTAGAAACACCACCACCTAAATGGTTACCTGACAGTTCTGCTTCTGCTTGTATGCTGTGTGGCGTGAGGTTTCATCCAATCGTATGCTCACGTCATCATTGCCGATTCTGTGGAGGTGTCTTTTGTGGTGATTGCACCACAGGGAGAAGCTTGTTGCCGTCGAGATTTCTTTGTGCAGATCCAAAGCGTGTTTGTGATGTATGTTGTGTGCGGCTTGAATCAGTTAAGCCTCATTTGATGGATCAAGTAAGTCGTGCAGCTCAAATACCTACCAATGACGTCACTGATCTTAGTACTTTGAGATCATGGTTAAATTTTCCGTGGGCCGACTCCATGGAATATGAGATTTACAAGGCAGCCAACACAATTCGATCATACCATAGTAAG GTCGGTGCTCTGAAAGTAGAGAAGAGGATTCCAAATAGAATCTTAAAGCAAGCTAAAGGCCTTGCAATACTTACGGCTGTGAAAGTTGGAGTTGGCATTAGCTACAGCATTGGTACAGGACTTGTGGTTGCTCGTCGAGAAGATGGTTCATGGTCTCCGCCATCAGCTCTGTCGTCATTTGGTGTTGGTTGGGGAGCTCAG GCTGGAGGTGAATTGACAGATTTCATCATCGTCCTAAGAACAACTGAGGCTCTAAGCACATTTAGTGGGATTGGGCATCTTTCACTTGGTGCTGGATTGAGTGCAGCGGTTGGCACTTCTGGGAGGACAGTTGCTGCAGATGTACGGGCTGGCGATGGTGGATATAGTGCCTGCTATACTTACAGTTGCAGTAAAG GTGCGTTTCTTGGGTGTTCTCTTGACGGGAATTGCTTCACTACCAGGACCAGAATAAATTCTCAGTTTTATGGAAGTCAGTTTATCAGTGCTTCTGAAATTCTGCTGGGCACATTGCCGAGTCCACCAGCTGCATCCATCCTCTATCAAGCTCTGGCAGATTTGTATCAAAAACATGATATTTGA
- the LOC141592840 gene encoding uncharacterized protein LOC141592840 isoform X1 has protein sequence MNCNTDYPDTPSQNLTAHLIKEEEVSAQHVNYGDTLYTPIMNKVSTELVGCNNNTSEVRTSTDGCLGPLVSGDIEKIKYFSYDAPLAEETGFWIPVSVPPLSENERDEWTRGCPSNGGYYKETDNWFGQEKELTMWDVVVELLLAGRGKVGTLVPNESQSFNGSSISSHLLEQAWKEIALTLTETNLSAVKEILETPPPKWLPDSSASACMLCGVRFHPIVCSRHHCRFCGGVFCGDCTTGRSLLPSRFLCADPKRVCDVCCVRLESVKPHLMDQVSRAAQIPTNDVTDLSTLRSWLNFPWADSMEYEIYKAANTIRSYHSKVGALKVEKRIPNRILKQAKGLAILTAVKVGVGISYSIGTGLVVARREDGSWSPPSALSSFGVGWGAQAGGELTDFIIVLRTTEALSTFSGIGHLSLGAGLSAAVGTSGRTVAADVRAGDGGYSACYTYSCSKGAFLGCSLDGNCFTTRTRINSQFYGSQFISASEILLGTLPSPPAASILYQALADLYQKHDI, from the exons ATGAATTGTAACACAGATTACCCAGATACTCCATCTCAAAACTTGACTGCCCATTTGATCAAG GAAGAGGAAGTCTCTGCTCAGCATGTTAACTATGGTGATACTTTGTATACACCTATCATGAACAAAGTGTCAACGGAACTTGTTGGTTGCAATAACAATACAAGCGAAGTGCGTACATCAACTGATGGTTGCTTGGGACCCTTGGTCTCAGGTGACATAGAAAAGATAAAGTATTTCAGCTATGATGCACCACTTGCTGAAGAAACAGGGTTTTGGATACCCGTTTCAGTCCCCCCTCTGTCTGAAAATGAGCGTGATGAGTGGACCCGTGGCTGTCCATCAAATGGAGGTTACTATAAGGAGACTGATAATTGGTTTGGTCAAGAGAAAGAGTTGACTATGTGGGACGTGGTTGTTGAATTGTTACTTGCAGGCCGAGGAAAAGTAGGCACTTTAGTGCCAAATGAGTCTCAAAGCTTCAATGGTTCATCCATATCTAGCCATCTTCTTGAGCAAGCGTGGAAAGAAATAGCTTTGACTCTTACAGAGACTAATCTTAGTGCGGTAAAAGAAATCTTAGAAACACCACCACCTAAATGGTTACCTGACAGTTCTGCTTCTGCTTGTATGCTGTGTGGCGTGAGGTTTCATCCAATCGTATGCTCACGTCATCATTGCCGATTCTGTGGAGGTGTCTTTTGTGGTGATTGCACCACAGGGAGAAGCTTGTTGCCGTCGAGATTTCTTTGTGCAGATCCAAAGCGTGTTTGTGATGTATGTTGTGTGCGGCTTGAATCAGTTAAGCCTCATTTGATGGATCAAGTAAGTCGTGCAGCTCAAATACCTACCAATGACGTCACTGATCTTAGTACTTTGAGATCATGGTTAAATTTTCCGTGGGCCGACTCCATGGAATATGAGATTTACAAGGCAGCCAACACAATTCGATCATACCATAGTAAG GTCGGTGCTCTGAAAGTAGAGAAGAGGATTCCAAATAGAATCTTAAAGCAAGCTAAAGGCCTTGCAATACTTACGGCTGTGAAAGTTGGAGTTGGCATTAGCTACAGCATTGGTACAGGACTTGTGGTTGCTCGTCGAGAAGATGGTTCATGGTCTCCGCCATCAGCTCTGTCGTCATTTGGTGTTGGTTGGGGAGCTCAG GCTGGAGGTGAATTGACAGATTTCATCATCGTCCTAAGAACAACTGAGGCTCTAAGCACATTTAGTGGGATTGGGCATCTTTCACTTGGTGCTGGATTGAGTGCAGCGGTTGGCACTTCTGGGAGGACAGTTGCTGCAGATGTACGGGCTGGCGATGGTGGATATAGTGCCTGCTATACTTACAGTTGCAGTAAAG GTGCGTTTCTTGGGTGTTCTCTTGACGGGAATTGCTTCACTACCAGGACCAGAATAAATTCTCAGTTTTATGGAAGTCAGTTTATCAGTGCTTCTGAAATTCTGCTGGGCACATTGCCGAGTCCACCAGCTGCATCCATCCTCTATCAAGCTCTGGCAGATTTGTATCAAAAACATGATATTTGA
- the LOC141592842 gene encoding BES1/BZR1 homolog protein 4-like, producing the protein MTGSRMPTWRERENNKRRERRRRAIAAKIYSGLRMYGNYRLPKHCDNNEVLKALARDAGWVVEDDGTTYRKGCKPVEQMDIIGGSASVSPCSSYPVSPRAGASYNPSPASSSFPSPARSYYNPNLVNGQTDPNSLIPWLKNLSSSGSSSTTSPKLPYIYVPGGSISAPVTPPLSSPTCRTPRNKNDWEDNGNNNVKNNNYYAGPPWANPLNYSLPTSTPQSPGRQPQPEPGWLANIQIPHSGATSPTFSLVNSNPFALKDEVMAGGGSRMWTPGQSGTCSPIVTAAFDRTADVPMSDGMSAEFAFGNGMVGLVKAWEGERIHEECGPDDLELTLGTSKTR; encoded by the exons ATGACGGGGTCGAGGATGCCGACGTGGAGGGAAAGAGAGAATAacaaaagaagagaaagaagaagaagagctatCGCTGCGAAAATATATTCGGGTTTAAGAATGTATGGTAATTATCGTCTTCCTAAACATTGTGATAATAATGAAGTTCTTAAAGCTCTTGCTCGTGATGCTGGTTGGGTTGTTGAAGATGATGGTACTACTTATCGTAAG GGTTGCAAACCAGTGGAGCAAATGGATATTATTGGTGGCTCAGCATCAGTGAGTCCATGCTCATCATATCCCGTTAGCCCGCGTGCTGGAGCATCCTATAATCCGAGTCCTGCTTCATCCTCGTTTCCCAGCCCAGCGCGTTCATATTATAACCCCAATCTCGTTAATGGCCAGACTGATCCAAATTCCCTCATCCCATGGCTGAAAAACCTGTCTTCTTCCGGCTCCTCATCCACGACATCTCCCAAGCTTCCTTACATATATGTCCCGGGCGGTTCAATAAGTGCTCCGGTTACACCTCCATTGAGCTCGCCTACCTGTAGAACTCCTCGAAACAAGAACGATTGGGAAGATAATGGTAACAACAATGttaaaaataacaattattatgcGGGTCCACCTTGGGCTAACCCACTTAACTACTCTTTGCCTACGTCCACGCCACAAAGTCCAGGACGTCAGCCCCAACCAGAACCTGGATGGCTCGCCAACATCCAAATTCCACATAGCGGGGCAACGTCTCCAACATTTAGCCTTGTTAACTCGAACCCTTTTGCCTTAAAAGATGAGGTGATGGCCGGTGGGGGGTCCCGGATGTGGACTCCAGGGCAGAGTGGGACGTGTTCTCCTATCGTTACTGCTGCCTTTGATCGTACAGCAGATGTTCCGATGTCTGATGGAATGTCAGCTGAATTTGCATTTGGGAACGGAATGGTTGGCCTTGTGAAGGCGTGGGAAGGGGAGAGGATTCATGAAGAATGTGGACCTGATGATCTCGAACTCACACTTGGAACTTCAAAAACTCGGTAA